Proteins encoded together in one Mus caroli chromosome 4, CAROLI_EIJ_v1.1, whole genome shotgun sequence window:
- the LOC110293629 gene encoding uncharacterized protein LOC110293629, translating into MEAQPPGLGSGREALGQGSPNPVLLSSSPVRALTCPSTLGGDPGVHGDVTRTRARAHGQRGKEPRRRAGTASSRRLGSPRRGPPGCHFVARPPFRAARGRGRGSGRGPAMGVAGGGRGPGPLCSPPGGREAPRARLPARLCRRRSSV; encoded by the coding sequence ATGGAGGCGCAGCCGCCGGGGCTTGGGAGTGGCAGGGAGGCGCTGGGTCAGGGGTCCCCGAACCCCGTCCTCCTAAGCTCCTCTCCCGTGCGCGCTCTGACCTGCCCGTCTACACTCGGGGGGGACCCCGGGGTTCACGGGGATGTGACGCGCACACGCGCGCGAGCTCATGGACAGCGTGGGAAGGAACCCCGGCGGCGCGCGGGGACGGCGTCCTCACGGCGCCTCGGGTCCCCACGCCGCGGCCCGCCCGGCTGCCATTTTGTAGCGCGGCCGCCATTTCGCGCGGcccgggggcgggggaggggctcGGGGCGCGGCCCCGCGATGGGCGTGGCCGGCGGCGGGCGCGGCCCCGGCCCCCTTTGTTCTCCGCCTGGGGGTCGCGAGGCCCCTCGGGCTCGGCTGCCGGCTCGTCTCTGCCGCCGCCGCAGTAGCGTGTGA